CTTGAAATATCTGCAAGCGGAGAACATCATTTACTTATGATAGGTTCTCCAGGAAGCGGAAAATCTATGCTTGCTCAAAGGCTTACAACTATATTGCCACCATTAAACAATGAAGAAAAAATTGAAGTAACTCAAATATATTCAATTTGTGGAAAGCTAAATAAAGAAAGAGTCTTAATTTCAGACAGGCCATTTAGATCCCCGCATCATAATTCAAGTATTGCTGGCTTAATTGGCGGTGGTTCTATTCCAATCCCAGGAGAAATTTCACTAGCTCATAAAGGAGTTTTATTTTTAGATGAATTAACAGAGTTTCAAAAATCTGCTCTGGATAGTTTAAGGCAAGCAATTGAATTAAAAGAAATAACAATTTCAAGATCACGAAAAAGCATAACTTTTCCATGTGATTTTACATTAGTTACAGCATGTAATCCTTGTCCATGTGGATACTTTGGCGACACAGTAAAAAAATGTATCTGTAGCATAAACAACATAAAGAAATATCTAGCTAAAATTTCTGGTCCAGTTTTAGATAGAATTGATTTACAACTTGAAGTAAAAAGACTTAGTGAAAGCGAGCTTACAAGTAATAAAAAAGAAGAATGTTCAGATAAAATTTTAGAGAGGATCTTAAAAGCAAGAGATGTACAAAAAAGAAGGTATAAAACTAACAGTCACTTAACAAGTAAAGAAATAAAACTTTATTGTAAGTTAAATTCAACTAGTGAAAAAGTTTTAAAAGAAGCAATTAAAACCTTTAGTTTAACAGCAAGGAGCTATGACAGGCTTTTAAAAGTATCCAGAACAATTGCTGACTTGGAAAGTTCAGATATTATTTGTGACGAACATATATTAGAAGCACTACAATTTAGGTTGAACGCATTCATAAAATGAAAAAATTTTTTCTCTTATTAATTCTAATAATATTCTTTCTAGTTAGCTGTTCTGCAAATCGTAATCAGGGCAGGATTTATCCTGCCCTGACAGAGATCACCTATTGGCAATACTGGACAGGTTTTGAAGGAAGAGCAATTGAAAAGCTTGTAAATAAATTCAATAACACACATAAAAACATAAAAGTAAAAATGCTTACTATTTCAGAGCCTAGAAAAAAAACCT
This genomic stretch from Candidatus Melainabacteria bacterium harbors:
- a CDS encoding YifB family Mg chelatase-like AAA ATPase produces the protein MAIQEEEIKIIEEDTKHYFAKINSCGLIGVNAYPVEVEVDISSGLPNFILVGLPDAAVNESRERVRAAIKTSNLEFPSKKITVNLAPADTKKAGPTYDLPIAIGILAGYGIETHGHASLLNKENVEELFIVGELGLSGKVRQVNGVLSFVILIQKLAKEKNIKGIIIPKENAYEASLIEGVKIYPVSDLKETINIINNLNKIKPFQKEFAPSCEIKTNAIDFSDVKGQKLAKRALEISASGEHHLLMIGSPGSGKSMLAQRLTTILPPLNNEEKIEVTQIYSICGKLNKERVLISDRPFRSPHHNSSIAGLIGGGSIPIPGEISLAHKGVLFLDELTEFQKSALDSLRQAIELKEITISRSRKSITFPCDFTLVTACNPCPCGYFGDTVKKCICSINNIKKYLAKISGPVLDRIDLQLEVKRLSESELTSNKKEECSDKILERILKARDVQKRRYKTNSHLTSKEIKLYCKLNSTSEKVLKEAIKTFSLTARSYDRLLKVSRTIADLESSDIICDEHILEALQFRLNAFIK